Sequence from the Fulvivirga ligni genome:
CACTGATCTTAAAGAATGATGTCACTACTGTAACCAGTAATCCGGTGATGGTCATACATACAAACATGACCATAAAACTGATACCTAAGGTAGGCTTGCTAATGAAAAAATAGGCCGTAAGCCCATACCACATGGTTATAAATGAAAATGGTAACAGTCGTTCCCGTCTTATTTCCATTTTCAAGCTACTTATGGATTTCGTTAACTTAAGCGTGAGTACACTTATTACTGGCAAAATATAGGTGAGCACGAAAATTATTCCGGCTACCGGAAGTATAGAATTACCATCTATTGGCATGATGGCTGTTGGTGCGTACCAAAACAAGGTAAACAACAATAGCGTCGCCATAATCAACGGATGAAATACTACCGAAATAAAATTAGCCAGCTGTCTCAATACTATAATTCTTTCCTCAACCTGGCTACAGGAATATTCAATTGTTCACGATATTTAGCTACTGTACGGCGGGCAATGTTATAGCCTTTTCCTTTGAGAAGCTTCTCAAGCTTATCATCACTAAGAGGTTTTTTCTTATCCTCATCATCAATGATCATTTTCAGCTCATTTTTAACTTCTCTACTACTCACATCTTCACCAGAATCTGTAGCTATACCTTCTGAGAAAAAGTATTTCAGTGGGAAAATACCAAAGTCAGTTTGCACCGCTTTACTATTAGCCACCCTGGATACCGTAGAAATATCCATATTTATAATGTTAGCAATATCTTTCAGAATCATCGGGCGAAGTTTACTTTCATCACCTTCCTGAAAATATTCATATTGAAAGTCTACAATAGCTCGCATGGTGTTAAGCAATGTGTGCTGTCTTTGCTTAATAGCATCAATAAACCATTTGGCAGCATCTAACTTTTGCTTCACAAAGCTTACTGTATCCTTTAGTTTTTTATCTGATTTATCACTCTTATCATAAGCCTGTAGCATCTCAGAGTAAGAACGACTCACTCTTAGCTCAGGTGCATTTCGGGAGTTCAAAGAAAGCTCAAGCTCGCCATTATCATTAGTAAGAATGAAATCAGGAATAAGATATTGAGTTCTCACTAAACCAGTAGAACTACCTCCTGGCTTAGGATTTAGTTTACGAATGAGCTCTATCGCGTCCTTCACGTAATCTTCATCCTCAATATCCAGCTTCTTCATTATCTTGCTGTAGTGCTTCTTGGTAAACTCATCAAAGCATTCGCTAATAATCAGTTTGGCCACATACACATCTACATTCTGATCATCAGGTCTTCTTTCCAGCTGAAGTAATAAACATTCCTGAAGGTCTCTGGCAGCGATTCCCGGAGGGTCAAAAGTTTGGATCTTTCTTAAAATTTCCTCCACTTCATCCACGTCCGTATCTATATTTTGAGAGAAAGCCAGGTCATTAATAATAGAATCTACATCTCTTCTTATATACCCATCGCTTTCTATGCTACCAATAAGCTGGTTGCCTATGGCATATTGTCTATCATCCAGGCGTAAAAAGCCTAGCTGATCCATTAGTCTTTCATTAAGTGTAGAGTGCATGGCAATAGGCATTTCCTTATCCTCATTGTCACCATCTCCCTGCATTTTATAGCCACTAAAATCATCATCACGCAGATAGTCATCCACATCCAGATGATCATCATCTGAAGATGAATCCATATCGTCCTCATATTCATCCACCACCTCATCAGGCTCATCCTTACCTTCTTCCAGGGCAGGATTTTCCTCTAACTCCTCCTCTACTCTGCTTTCCAATTCGGCAGTAGGAATCTGCAACAGTTTTATAAACTGAATTTGTTGCGGAGATAATTTCTGTTGTAAACTTTGGGTTAAACCAAGCTTCTGCATCCTATGATTTTGCTTAAATCTTGCACTGACTAAATTTACGTCAAAGTTATTATATTTCTATGATTCTTTGACTAAAAGCCTAAATTATCGTTTTTTTGCCGATCAATTTTGGCGCTCTAGTAAGCATTAACAAAACAAGTAAATTTTAGTTGTGGAAGATCAAAAAAGAATCAAAATTAAGGAGCTGTTAGACTCTCCTCAAGTTGGCAAAAAGGTAGTTGTAAAAGGTTGGGTAAGAACCTTTAGAAGTAATCGGTTTATAGCCATAAACGACGGTTCCACAATTAATAATTTACAAGCCGTGGTGAATTTTGAAGCTATGGACGAAGCACTACTTAAGCGTGTAACCACAGGCGCTTGTGTTTCTGTGTATGGTGAAGTAAAAGAATCTTTAGGGAAAGGGCAGTCAGTAGAAATCATAGTTGAAAAACTAGATATTCTTGGCGATGCTGATCCTGAAAAATATCCGTTACAACCGAAGAAACACTCTCTAGAGTTTTTGAGAGAAATAGCGCACTTAAGGGTAAGAACAAATACTTTCAGTGCCATCTATCGTGTGCGACATGCTATGATTTTTGCGGTGCACAACTTCTTTAACCAGAAAGGTTTTTACAACGTTCACACGCCAATCATCACAGGATCTGATGCTGAGGGTGCTGGTGAAATGTTTAGAGTAACCACTTTAGACCTTGACAACCCACCGAGAGATGAAGAAGGAAAAATCAATGACAAGGAAGACTTCTTTGGCAAAGAAACGAACTTAACAGTTTCTGGTCAGCTGGAAGGAGAGACCGCAGCTATGGCTATGTCTGAGATTTACACTTTCGGCCCTACGTTTAGAGCTGAAAACTCTAACACCTCTCGTCACCTGGCAGAATTCTGGATGATAGAGCCGGAAATGGCTTTCTATGACATCAATGATAACATGGATTTGGCTGAGGAATTTGTAAAGTATCTGGTAAAGTATGCTCTTGAAAACTGCAAAGATGATCTTGAGTTCTTAAACCAAAGAGCACTGGATGAAGATAAAGTAAAGCCTCAGAACGAAAGAAGTGAAATGAGCTTATTAGAAAGACTGCAATTTGTAGCTGATAATGAGTTTGAAAGAGTAACTTATACAGAGGCCATTGACATACTTAGAAACTCTAAGCCTAATAAGAAGAAGAAATTCCAATATTTAATAGATGGCTGGGGAGCTGATTTACAATCAGAACATGAAAGATTCTTAGTAGAGAAGCATTTCAATAAACCAGTAATTTTATATAACTACCCTAAGGATATCAAAGCGTTCTACATGCGTCAGAATGATGACAACAAAACTGTAGCTGCTATGGATGTTCTTTTCCCTGGAATAGGAGAAATCATAGGTGGCTCACAGCGAGAGGAAAGATATGATAACCTGAAAGCCAGAGTAGATGAAATGGGTATTCCCGAAAAAGACTTATGGTGGTATCTAGACCTTAGAAAATTTGGTTCTGCACCTCATAGTGGCTTCGGATTAGGATTTGAAAGGCTGATACTATTCGTTACCGGAATGGGAAATATCAGAGACGTAATTCCTTTCCCAAGAACACCGGATAATGCGGAGTTTTAAGAAAAGCAACATATAATGAAAGCAAAAAGGCCTGAGGGTTTACTCAGACCTTTTTTTTATATAGCATTTTACCTTTTAAGCATAAAAAAAGTCGCTCTTTACCAGAGAGCGACCCTAAGCTGTACCTTAAAACCAACTAAAAACATACAGCTTTTAATCAACCTAAACCTGAAAAGCTTATTTCAATTGGCATGCCAATAAATTCTCAGGCTAAATCAGTCAAAAAACAAGCTTTTTATTACTAAACCGTCTCATATTTGGAAGATCACTCTAAGAAATGGAACAATCCTTAGATTTCAACACTATTCAGGATCATACTCTTCAGCTTCAGTAAGAATATAGTTGCAGTGATACATATCTTCCTGGTTCAACTTCAGCACTCCTTTAATAGTAACAATTTGATCTATTTTAAACCGACGGTGTCGGCCTGAAAACTCCAGCTCAGCTATCGACTCAGGACCGCCGTTACCACAAAAGAAACAAGAGGAATAAGGATTCTTAGAAAGAATAAATATATCATCCTTTTGATTGACGGATAGCATATAACCTTTTAAAAGCACCTCTTTGCCCTCCAGAGCTTTTATAGAAGCTCCGAATTCCGGGTAAAAATAATAGGCCTCTTCTTCCTCACTATATTTATCTGTGAAGGTAACATTTTCTAATTTCCTCCAGGTTATTTTAGTTTGTGCAACAGCCCATTGACTGGCAAAAAACATGATGAACGTGGCGATAAGAATTTTACGCATCTGCTAAGGTTTTAGAAATATTAATGTGAAAAGCCCTGACAGCTGGCAATAGAGCCGCAGTCACTGCAATGCCTACTGCCGCCAGAAATAACCACAGCTCACCGGCCCATTCAAGATTTTGCCATAGCTTATAATGAAAATTCATTTCCAAAACGCTGGAAAGCGACCATAGTAAAAGTCTGTTGAGAAATAGAGCTATAAAGAAACTGCACAATGTTAAAATCAGAGCTTCCTGCAACACCAACTGCACGAGCTGCCATCTGGCCGCCCCATATGATCTCATAAGAGCCATTTCTACTTCGCGCTCTTTAAATCCTTTATAAAGACTGATGAAAACACTAAAAGCAGACACCACAATAATGAAAATGCCTATTAGTTTTATCGTATTGGCACCAATTCCTAAAAATCCAAATAGCCGATCCATTTCATAGGCAGGCACTGCAGCCTGCATATTGGTTTTATCATTAATCTTCCTGGGTAGCTGTATCATTGCCATTGGGTTAGCAAACTTTACCAGCGCTGCTGTCACCTCTCTTTCATCTTCCTCATGTTCACTATGGCCATGGTTCTCATCTTCATGAGCATGCATATCCCAAACACTTTCCATTGAGGTGAGTAAAAGTTGATCCACCACAGCGTTGGTATAATCCAGTATGCCCACTACATGATATGAATGATCATGATGCGCCTCACCCCCTTCTACCAATCCGTGCGACCCATGGAATTGATCTCCAACTTTTAACCCAAGCTTTTCGGCCACAGCTGCACCTACAGTAACCTCAAAATGATCCTGCCACAACCGTCCCTTAAATATGTTTGCATGATACAATTCTGGATACTGATCCGTTGACCCGACTATTCTAAACCCTTTGTAGCTATCACCATATGCCAAAGGTATCACTGATGAAACCAATCGATTCTTCTCTAATTTCATTACCTCCTCATATGGAATGTTGCCAGTGGGTGCGTCTATATGATAAACTGCGGATAGCACCAGCTGCAAAGGACTACCCTTAGCGCCCACCACCATATCTACGCCTTTAAGATTATTATCCATCTGCTGCTGAAACTGCTCCTTTAACTGAAGCTACCCTTTCACAGTTTTTATCATCCAAATTAGAGGTAGGTTCATCGGCTAAAATAAGATCAGGACTGTTCACCACAGCCATGGCAATAGATGCCCTTTGCTGCTCTCCCTGACTTAGCTTTTGCGACCTAACTTTCAGCTTGTGCTCAATACCCAGACTAGTTGACACCTTCAAAATTCTGTCGCTGTCTTGAGACGCACCAGATAACCTCTGTACCAACCTCATGTTCTCTTCCAAGGTAAGTGAGGCGATAAAATGCGGCTTCTGATAAACCAAACCAATATGTCTACCTCTGAATTTATCTATCTCTCGGCTCGAGAGCGACTGAAACTGCCTACCCTGCAGCTC
This genomic interval carries:
- the rpoN gene encoding RNA polymerase factor sigma-54, yielding MQKLGLTQSLQQKLSPQQIQFIKLLQIPTAELESRVEEELEENPALEEGKDEPDEVVDEYEDDMDSSSDDDHLDVDDYLRDDDFSGYKMQGDGDNEDKEMPIAMHSTLNERLMDQLGFLRLDDRQYAIGNQLIGSIESDGYIRRDVDSIINDLAFSQNIDTDVDEVEEILRKIQTFDPPGIAARDLQECLLLQLERRPDDQNVDVYVAKLIISECFDEFTKKHYSKIMKKLDIEDEDYVKDAIELIRKLNPKPGGSSTGLVRTQYLIPDFILTNDNGELELSLNSRNAPELRVSRSYSEMLQAYDKSDKSDKKLKDTVSFVKQKLDAAKWFIDAIKQRQHTLLNTMRAIVDFQYEYFQEGDESKLRPMILKDIANIINMDISTVSRVANSKAVQTDFGIFPLKYFFSEGIATDSGEDVSSREVKNELKMIIDDEDKKKPLSDDKLEKLLKGKGYNIARRTVAKYREQLNIPVARLRKEL
- the asnS gene encoding asparagine--tRNA ligase → MEDQKRIKIKELLDSPQVGKKVVVKGWVRTFRSNRFIAINDGSTINNLQAVVNFEAMDEALLKRVTTGACVSVYGEVKESLGKGQSVEIIVEKLDILGDADPEKYPLQPKKHSLEFLREIAHLRVRTNTFSAIYRVRHAMIFAVHNFFNQKGFYNVHTPIITGSDAEGAGEMFRVTTLDLDNPPRDEEGKINDKEDFFGKETNLTVSGQLEGETAAMAMSEIYTFGPTFRAENSNTSRHLAEFWMIEPEMAFYDINDNMDLAEEFVKYLVKYALENCKDDLEFLNQRALDEDKVKPQNERSEMSLLERLQFVADNEFERVTYTEAIDILRNSKPNKKKKFQYLIDGWGADLQSEHERFLVEKHFNKPVILYNYPKDIKAFYMRQNDDNKTVAAMDVLFPGIGEIIGGSQREERYDNLKARVDEMGIPEKDLWWYLDLRKFGSAPHSGFGLGFERLILFVTGMGNIRDVIPFPRTPDNAEF
- a CDS encoding DUF3299 domain-containing protein — encoded protein: MRKILIATFIMFFASQWAVAQTKITWRKLENVTFTDKYSEEEEAYYFYPEFGASIKALEGKEVLLKGYMLSVNQKDDIFILSKNPYSSCFFCGNGGPESIAELEFSGRHRRFKIDQIVTIKGVLKLNQEDMYHCNYILTEAEEYDPE
- a CDS encoding ABC transporter permease, with protein sequence MDNNLKGVDMVVGAKGSPLQLVLSAVYHIDAPTGNIPYEEVMKLEKNRLVSSVIPLAYGDSYKGFRIVGSTDQYPELYHANIFKGRLWQDHFEVTVGAAVAEKLGLKVGDQFHGSHGLVEGGEAHHDHSYHVVGILDYTNAVVDQLLLTSMESVWDMHAHEDENHGHSEHEEDEREVTAALVKFANPMAMIQLPRKINDKTNMQAAVPAYEMDRLFGFLGIGANTIKLIGIFIIVVSAFSVFISLYKGFKEREVEMALMRSYGAARWQLVQLVLQEALILTLCSFFIALFLNRLLLWSLSSVLEMNFHYKLWQNLEWAGELWLFLAAVGIAVTAALLPAVRAFHINISKTLADA
- a CDS encoding ABC transporter ATP-binding protein yields the protein MFKTKSLFFAYNSSVSFGFPDVCLRDGEDMLILGESGIGKTTFLHLMAGLLKPQSGTLELQGRQFQSLSSREIDKFRGRHIGLVYQKPHFIASLTLEENMRLVQRLSGASQDSDRILKVSTSLGIEHKLKVRSQKLSQGEQQRASIAMAVVNSPDLILADEPTSNLDDKNCERVASVKGAVSAADG